The DNA sequence GGGCGGCGTGGGCCTGGGCACCAACTCGGCCATGAGCAACGGCTTTTTCTGCGGCCCGGGCGATGACTATTCGGTGGAGCAGTACGTCGCGGACACCATCGACACCGGCCGGGGCCTGAACCGCCGCTCCTACGTGGAGCGGGTGGGCCACGGCGCGCGCCCGGCCATGGAGCACCTGGCCAAGCTGGGGGTGGAGCTGGCCCCCATGCGCCGCATGTACAGCGCCCCCACCCCGCGCCAGGACGTGATCCGGGGCGTGGGGCTCATGGACGCGCTAGCCAAGTCCCTGCGCGGCCGCGCGGGCATAACCGCCCTGACCAACTTCCAGGTGCGCCGTTTGCTGAGGGACGGCAAGCGGGTTGCCGGCCTGGAGGGCCTGGACGCCAAGGGCCAGGTGCGGCGAATGGCGGCCAAGGCGGTGGTCCTGGCCTGCGGCGGGGCGGGCGCGGTCTACGCGGTAAACGACAACATGAAGGCCATCACCGGGCAGGGCTACAGCCTGGCCGCCTCGGCGGGCCTGCCGCTCATGGACCTGGAGTTCGTGCAGTTCTATCCCCTGGTGCTGGTGGAGCCCGGCCTGCCGCCGGTTATGCTCTACCCGCCCTACCCTCCCGGCTCGCGCCTGCTCAACCACGCCGGGCAGGACATCCTGTCGCGCCACGGCCTGGACGACGTCAACCTGGCCATCCAGAGCCTTCGGGACAAGCTCTCCATCATCATCGCCCAGGAGGCCTCGGCCGGGCCGGTGCGCATGGACTTCACCCAGGTGGCCGCCGAGCACTGGGACCGCTATCCCCTGGGCCTGCTCAGCCACATGTCCTTTGACTTCAAGAAGCAGGGCGTGGCGGTGATGCCAGGAGCCCATTTCTGCATGGGCGGGGTGGAGGTGGATTCCCAGGGCGCCACGGCGCTGTCCGGCCTGTTCGCCTGCGGGGAGATGGTCTGGGGCCTTCACGGGGCCAACCGCCGGGGAGGCAACGCGCTCACCGAGTGCCTGGTCTCGGGCCGTTTGGCCGGACGGGGCGCGGCTCAGTATGCCCAGGGCGCGGACGCCCCCCAGCCCGTTGGGGACGAGGCCGCCCCGCCCCGGCTTACGCCCTCGGGCGAGGGCAACCCGTTGCGCCGCTTGCGCGACCGCTTGCGCGAGATCACCTGGCAGCGGGCGGGCATCATGCGCACCGCCGAGGACCTGACCCGGGGCCAGGAGGAGCTGAGCGCCTGGGCCAACGAGCTGGCCCACGCCAAGCCGGCCACCCTGCGTCAGGAGTGGCTGCGCTGGGATCTGGAGTGCGGCGGCCGCTTCGTGGCCGGGGTGCTGGCCGGCAGCCTGGCCCGCCAGGAAAGCCGGGGGGCGCTCTTGCGCCAGGACCACCCCGAGCAGGACGATGAGTCCTGGAAGGTGAACAGCCGCCTGGAGCTGGGCCCGGAAGGCATCTGGTCGGTGAGCCACCGCCCGGTGGAAGGTTAGGTCCGCCGCAGCCCCGCGTTGACACCGGGGCCGGAGCGTGCCAGAATCCATCCAGAAATAGTTAGGAGTGGGCGGCCCATATAAGGGCCAAGAGGGAAGACGGTGTGAATCCGTCGCGGACCCGCCGCTGTAACCGGTACGAAAGCCGCGAAGCCACTGACCCAGCCCGGGTTGGGAAGGCGCGGCCGGTAGGCTCGATCCGGAAGCCAGAAGACCTGCCCACTCCCGGCGCCCCCCAAACGCTGCGAGGTACGGTGAGGCGCCGGCGACCGCCGACGCGGCCGTGCTTGGGGGTCAAGAAGAAAGGGTGCCATCCCCGAGCCCATAGGGCTTGGGGTTTCTTTTTTTTGGCCTGGTAAAAATCCTGGCAGAGAACGGCGCAAAGCAATGCCCTTTCGGCGCACCATAATTAGTCTCATCAGCGCGGCCCTGATTCTGGCCGCCAGCTTGCCCGCCCTGGCCACGGTCACAATCAGCGACCTTACCGGGCGCAAGGCCACCTTTGCCGCTCCGCCGACCCGCATCGTCTCCCTGGTGCCTGCGGTCACCGAGAGCCTCTACGCCCTGGGCGCGGGGGACACGGTCAAAGGCACCTCAATCTTTTTCGACACCCCGTACGGCTACCAGCCCGCCCCGGTGGTGGGCGGTTTCTTCGCGCCCAGCCTGGCCGCGATCCTCGAACAAAAGCCCCAGGTGGTGATCACCGGGCGCATCCACGGCAAGCTGGAACAAAAGCTGCGGGCCAAGGGCATCACCCCCCTGCGCTTGCAGGCCGACCGCCTGGAGGACCTGTACCGGAGCCTGACCATCCTGGGCACACTGCTGGGCAAGGAGCAACAGGCCGCCGCCCTGAACGCCAAGCTGCGCGGCCAGATGAAGGAGATGGCGGCCAAAACCGCCAAGCTGCCCGCATCGGCCAGCCGCCGGGTGACCCGAGTGATGGGGGTGAACCCCAAGAAGAACCTGATCTCCATCCCGGGCGACGACTCTTTTCAGAACGACCTGATCGCCGCGGCCGGGGGCACCCCGCCCCAGGTGGGCAAAAAGGGCGGCTCCGTGCCCCTGACCCTGGCCGAGTGGCAGAAGCTCGACCCCCAGGTGGTCTACTGGTGCGGCGACAAGAAAAAGGTTCGCGAGTTCTTGTCCCAGCCCGGATGGCGCGAGGTGGCCGCGGTCAAAAACCAGCGCCTCTATACCCTGCCCTGCCAGCTGACCTGCCGGGCCTGGGTGCACTCCGGCGAGTTCGTGGCCTGGCTCTCGGCCCTGGCCTACGGCGACTACTACGCCAAGCCCGAGTATCAGCTCTCCCCGCCCAAGGTGATAGGCCGCGAGCCGCTCAAAATCAAGCTGAGCTACGTTGCTCAGGCCGAGGTGGTCAGCGAGCGGCTCATGGACTTCGTGCAAAAGACCCTGGTCATCGAGCTCAAGCAGCTGGGCATGGTGCTGAGCACCCTGGAGG is a window from the Desulfarculaceae bacterium genome containing:
- a CDS encoding FAD-binding protein; this encodes MQHSDVAIIGAGLAGILAAATAAEAGASVLLIDRGGVGLGTNSAMSNGFFCGPGDDYSVEQYVADTIDTGRGLNRRSYVERVGHGARPAMEHLAKLGVELAPMRRMYSAPTPRQDVIRGVGLMDALAKSLRGRAGITALTNFQVRRLLRDGKRVAGLEGLDAKGQVRRMAAKAVVLACGGAGAVYAVNDNMKAITGQGYSLAASAGLPLMDLEFVQFYPLVLVEPGLPPVMLYPPYPPGSRLLNHAGQDILSRHGLDDVNLAIQSLRDKLSIIIAQEASAGPVRMDFTQVAAEHWDRYPLGLLSHMSFDFKKQGVAVMPGAHFCMGGVEVDSQGATALSGLFACGEMVWGLHGANRRGGNALTECLVSGRLAGRGAAQYAQGADAPQPVGDEAAPPRLTPSGEGNPLRRLRDRLREITWQRAGIMRTAEDLTRGQEELSAWANELAHAKPATLRQEWLRWDLECGGRFVAGVLAGSLARQESRGALLRQDHPEQDDESWKVNSRLELGPEGIWSVSHRPVEG
- a CDS encoding adenosylcobinamide amidohydrolase; protein product: MPFRRTIISLISAALILAASLPALATVTISDLTGRKATFAAPPTRIVSLVPAVTESLYALGAGDTVKGTSIFFDTPYGYQPAPVVGGFFAPSLAAILEQKPQVVITGRIHGKLEQKLRAKGITPLRLQADRLEDLYRSLTILGTLLGKEQQAAALNAKLRGQMKEMAAKTAKLPASASRRVTRVMGVNPKKNLISIPGDDSFQNDLIAAAGGTPPQVGKKGGSVPLTLAEWQKLDPQVVYWCGDKKKVREFLSQPGWREVAAVKNQRLYTLPCQLTCRAWVHSGEFVAWLSALAYGDYYAKPEYQLSPPKVIGREPLKIKLSYVAQAEVVSERLMDFVQKTLVIELKQLGMVLSTLEGQREGVSWVGNHYLPPPTWRLGTHGGLADLRARVLGVLGLEAGRTSLLYTGANMDHLAIQRASQGERVAYALVTAGARGNALRLAVENQGHLDPGTINVIIMTNRSLSPRAMARALISATEGKTAALEDLDLRSSFKPLKYAATGTGTDNIVVVQGQGPVEDLTGGHSPMGGLIARAVHAGVLEAVARQNRLRQGRNVFQRLRERKVSLHALAGYSGGNCPQGGVSLGRLEEALLNPRYAALVEAGLSLSDAAARGQVHDLAAFQVWCDAVSRELAGKRPLAPPVKLGGPELPRPLAMALGAILRGLASEPRPLIPISGGSCG